Proteins encoded within one genomic window of Fragaria vesca subsp. vesca linkage group LG1, FraVesHawaii_1.0, whole genome shotgun sequence:
- the LOC101304030 gene encoding inositol oxygenase 4-like — MTILIEQPDVNGMHGSLMPQWEETKVLAPENNEEMCDQLVLDGGFVMPKEIADNDGCVKPELLVSNDEFIAPDINAFGQTFRDYNAESERQKSVEEFYRLNHIHQTYDFVKKMREAYRKMDRVEMSIWECCELLNEVVDESDPDLDEPQIEHLLQTAEAIRKDYPNEDWLHLTALIHDLGKVLLLPSFGGLPQWAVVGDTHPLGCAFDESIVHHKYFEGNPDHNNPLYNTKNGIYSEGCGLENVMISWGHDDYMYLVAKENGTTLPEAGLFVIRYHSFYPLHKSGAYKHLMNEEDKENLKWLNIFNKYDLYSKSKVRVDVKKVKPYYLSLIDKYFPAKLRW, encoded by the exons ATGACTATCCTCATTGAGCAACCAGATGTTAATGGTATGCATGGTTCATTGA TGCCACAATGGGAGGAGACGAAGGTTTTGGCTCCTGAGAACAATGAAGAAATGTGTGATCAATTGGTATTGGATGGTGGGTTTGTGATGCCAAAAGAAATAGCCGACAACGATGGATGTGTGAAACCAGAACTTCTTGTGTCAAATGATGAGTTCATTGCCCCTGACATCAATGCATTTGGCCAGACATTCAG GGATTATAATGCAGAAAGTGAGAGGCAGAAAAGTGTGGAGGAATTCTATAGGTTGAATCACATTCATCAGACGTATGATTTTGTGAAGAAGATGAGGGAGGCGTACAGGAAGATGGATAGAGTGGAAATGAGCATTTGGGAATGCTGTGAGCTCCTTAATGAGGTCGTGGATGAAAGTGATCCTGACTTGGATGAACCGCAAATCGAGCATTTGCTGCAGACAGCTGAAGCAATTAGGAAAGACTATCCTAATGAAGATTGGCTGCATTTGACTGCTCTTATTCATG ATCTTGGAAAAGTGCTTCTTCTTCCTAGCTTTGGAGGGCTTCCTCAATGGGCTGTAGTTG GAGACACACATCCTCTTGGTTGTGCTTTTGATGAATCCATTGTTCACCACAAG TATTTCGAGGGCAATCCGGATCACAATAACCCTTTGTACAACACTAAGAACGGAATTTACTCTGAAGGCTGTGGACTAGAAAATGTCATGATTTCATGGGGACATGATGACTACATGTACTTG GTGGCCAAGGAAAATGGTACCACTTTGCCTGAAGCTGGATTGTTTGTTATCCGCTATCACTCTTTCTATC CTCTTCACAAGTCAGGGGCATATAAACATTTAATGAACGAGGAGGATAAAGAGAACTTGAAGTGGCTCAACATCTTCAA CAAATATGATCTCTACAGCAAGAGCAAGGTTCGAGTTGATGTCAAAAAAGTCAAGCCTTACTATTTATCTCTTATTGACAAG TATTTCCCAGCAAAGCTGAGATGGTGA